The Saccopteryx leptura isolate mSacLep1 chromosome 5, mSacLep1_pri_phased_curated, whole genome shotgun sequence nucleotide sequence TTTaagaaagggaaataaatcaTGTAGGTCAACTTTTTTTTACTAGGATTGCCTTTTTCATCATACTTTGTTGCTCCCTTTGgggtaaaataattttcaattacatttaCACTTGTCTGCTCTATGTGATATTTATTATACTCCAATATTATTATCTGTTTCTAAATTCTGTAATGTGGTCCATTAATAATACCATGTACCCTTAGGAAAGTTATTTAATTACTTtatgtttcagttttcttatatGTCTTAGAGTAACAATAGTATCTTTCTCAAAGAGTCAGTaggagggttaaatgagataatatagaCAAAGAGGATATATTAGATTCTATATATAGAATCATACCTGCATACAGTACATGTTCAAGAAATGTTTACTGCTGCCAATGttaccactaccaccaccatttatatttatataacaattaCTCATACAGACTGGAAAGAGTCATTGACTTTTAAACATGCCTTTAAACAGGTGAGCTTAAACTCTCTTTAGTAAATATCGGTGCAattaaaagcattctttttttgctttttatgcaATTGAAAAACTAATTGAGTCATTCTGGTACCTGCTTTCCAATATTTATCTTTCATTGGAGAACATGATGAAGCACCCTGTTCAAATGCTTCCTGGGCTGACAGCAACTGCATTCCAGGGCTCAGTGTGGTTCATCTAGCATGTGTGTTCATTCCCATGTTAGATAAGACATATCTTACAATGCAAAGGCACTTAAATCAATAACAGATGGGTCTTAGATTGAGAGTCTTGTATAGTTGTTACCATAAGTAGaacttaattcttatttaaaatcttattttgtgATAGAGTCTACCTTGGAGCATTGCTTTGAGCATAACAAGGAGTAAAACATTGGAAATCCTACAAGTATTCAACTTCTAAGCCTCTtacaaaaccaaatttaaatatcAGGTTTTTGAAAAGGTTCCTGTGAAACATTTAAAGCAGGTTAAAACTGTTACTATCAATGAATGTAACACCAAACCCTTTACCCTTGGACATAAGAGCTGAGGGTTAATCTTTAATAGCTGAGGGTTAATTTTCAATAATGCCtgtttccatgaaatattttcttttatggttttgaTGGAGCAAATTCTCGAGGTAATtaaaacaactcaacaaattCTGCAGTTGTGTGGACATATGACCAAGCTTTCTTTCCTTGAAGCATTAATTACATATTTGATATTTTCCATAAACAGGTTTTCATATTCTACAAGTAGTTCTCGGGACAACTGTGATTCCTTCATGCATCCCAGGAGAATCTGAAGACAACTGCACAGCTTTAGGTAAGCCCAACTTTGTCAGCATTGCCTCAAAGAATTACACATTTTAACAGAGATGTAAACTCAAAGACTATAAATATATGACAatggggaaagaagagaagggaatacacactgtgtttttttaaaaagaatttttagtcCCTTTTTGAACTAGCAATCTGGaaagcttacagaaaaaaaatgattggggggaggggctgtgcATCTAGTTATATGGAGAATAAAAGAGATAAGGAACAAGAAGATCAGATTTCTTGTGGCCATTCCCCAGAGCTTTGTTGTGAAAGCACTGTGAAGAGGCTGGATCCCAGCCAATAGAGGGAAATTCGAATGTTGTACACAGCAGATAATCaatgtatttttgttgttatttttttgtaagaGAACAAGTGATGTATGTTTTTTATATCACAACATCTATTTAGAGACATTTAtggagtacttactatgtgccaaacatGGTGTTTAGGCATAAGGATACAAGGATGAGTGATGCACAGTCTTTTCCCTTCCAGCACCCCAGAGGACTCTGGGAGTGGTTCTGCTTAAATGTAGTCAAAAGTTATTGAGTCATTGAGTCAAGGGTTATTTATGCTGAGGATCCAATATATTTCTTACAACAACAACTTGACCTTCTCACTTGTCTTCCTTCATCATCTGGCTCTCTGGAGGATTGgtctgccttcctctcccttttttattGGTTGTCTGTACAAGAATGTTGCAATCAAGTtgctattttctaaaattatttcataagcATTCTTCACATTTTAGGTACTTACATTGTAAAGTGAATTTTACATGTAAGTTGCAACACTATTTCTAACATGACTCCTAGTTTCATTGTTGTATTTGGCTGAGACATTTGTAACTCAAGGTTGATCTAGTTTACTGTTCAGGTCTCAATGTTAGAGATGTTGGGAGGCTTTGATTGATTTCCTTGATGGTAAGCTCAAAAAATTCTGAAGTGCCCACCAAAACAAACATTACTAGCTTAAAAGCCAGTACAAggtcttttaaattaattatcgTATTCAGTTTACATATACTATTAGAATAAtaaatttcagaattattttgatttgaaaaaaaattagacaaacttTGGTTAAGTGAGTAATTATAGAGGGTAGTGATTTGTGTGTGTCCCCTAAACTTACCTTCTCTATCTTTAAATATTGTCTTTTGTGAATTAAATGCCCGGGTCTGTCTGTTTTAATCTGTTGGACACTTTTTTTTGGACTCAGGTGTTTATTCATTGTTTAGGGAGTATAATAAGTTTAGTGACTTTGTACTCCTGAAAATTCTTCTCTCCTGATTGGTACCTGACCTGCTTTGTTACAGTAGATCAGTAGTTACTATTATAAAAAGATGATTAATGTTTCAAAGAAGTCAACAGACTATATtcaacttttcattttcttcacagtTCAAACAGAAAACAATCCACGTGTGGCTCAGGTGTCAATAACAAAATGTAGCTCTGACATGAATGGCTACTGTTTGCATGGACAATGCATCTACCTGGTGGACATGGGTGAAAAGTACTGCAGGTAACATccccaaaacaaacagacaaaaagaaatggtttataaaacctgtatttctttattttttgaagttactttatatttccaccaggagaagtttatataaaaactttattaagtgaggccctagctggttggctcagtgatagaacatcagtctggcgtgtagaagtcctgggttcaattcctggtcagggcacacaggagaagcaaccatctgcttctccacccctccctctcctccttttctctctctctttctctcttgctctcctaaAGCCATGGCTGGCCTGAGcctgttggccctgggtgctgaggagggctccatggcctcatctcaggtgctaataGCTCGGTCGCCGAGCAATGAAGCAGCGCCCTAaagggacagagcatcatcccctggtgggcttgccaggtgaatcctggtcggggcgcatgcgggagtctgtctttttgcATCCCGTCCTCTTActtgattaaaaaatttaaaaaaaaaactttattaagtgatttttttaaaattcggGAGCAAATAATAGTTACAAATTGTGCCGAAATTTCAGGGGTACAAATTATGCCTCCCTCTCACACTCACCAAAATAGCAGCTCAACTTTTAATCTTTTCACTGGACTTAGCTATATCAACCACTGTTTCAGGAATTGACTCCATGGGCAAAAGTTACTTCCAACTTAAAAAGCTTACGAAGCACTATTCCTGACTGAGAGTCACCCTGTCAGCTGAACCAGGCTGTCATTTCCACACCACAGTTCAGCTCGAGAACTATGTGGAgctctttttattaatattggcTTAGTTCTAGGTCAGTCTTTAAATGCTTCTTTACAACTTTTGGaaaatcttgtattttttttttcattatagcaTGAGATTAACTCTTATAAAACTAAGTCAtaccatgattaaaaaaaatcattgattttCCTCTTGTGTTTTCCTTTAGGTGTGAAGTGGGTTACGCTGGTGTCCGCTGTGAGCACTTCTTTTTAACCGTCCAACAACCCTTGAGCAAAGAATATGTGGCTCTGACTGTGATTCT carries:
- the EREG gene encoding proepiregulin, which gives rise to MEPRRARALLLCLGFHILQVVLGTTVIPSCIPGESEDNCTALVQTENNPRVAQVSITKCSSDMNGYCLHGQCIYLVDMGEKYCRCEVGYAGVRCEHFFLTVQQPLSKEYVALTVILALVILLLVAGSIYYFWRWYRNRKSEKSRKEYERVTSGDLALPQV